The segment GATGCTGGGGGCGGCGCTCGCGTTCCTGCGGCGTGCGTCCCGCCAGTCGTAGCGAGAACCGAGCCGATCAGGCCGTTTTCGATCGGTGCCACTCCCGAGCGAACAGGTCGAACGAGATCTTCGCCGTACCGAGGATGACGGGTCCGATGAACAGACCGATGGGACCGAGGACCGCGATACCGCCGAAGATTCCGACGACGATCACCGCGGAGCTGAGTTCCCCGCTCTTGCCGATGACCGCGGGTCGGAGATACGTGTCCGACATGCTCACGAGCGTCCCGTACCCGACCAGCATCAGGGCCGCCACCGGCCGGCCAACGACGAGGAGATATATCGTGAGGGGGACCCAGGTTCCGAACACGCCGATGAGGGGAAGCAACGCGAGCACGAACGTCGCGACCGTGAGAAAGACGACGCCCGGCACCTCCAGCACCCAGAACCCGATCCCGAGCAGTATCGCCTGAATGGCCGAGACGATGACGTTCCCGATGACCGACGCCCACATGAGACGATCGAGCCTCGTGAACAGCTCGTTTTTCACGCCGTCACTGATGGGGACGATCGTCTGGAGCCACGCGACCAGTCGATCGCCGTCGCGAAGCAGGCCGAAGACGACGAACAGCGTCACGGTGATGCCGATCGCGATCGAGGGAATGCTGCCGATGATCTCGACCGCTCCCGAGAGCATCCCACCCACCCCGTTATCGACCTGTTGCTGGTTTTCCTCGTACGCCCGAAGCACGTCGCTCGAGTCGATCGAATAGCCGCTGCTCGCGAGGCGCTGCTGAATCGCCGAGGTGCTCAGCCCCTGTTGGATCAGGGTCTCCGTGAGCTCCGACGCCTGTTGAACCGCGACAAGGAGGACGTAGAGCACCGGAAGGATGAGCGTCAGAAGCGATGCGACGATGAGCGTCAGCGCCGATGCGGTCGAGCCGACGGCGCGCTTGAGCACGTTGTGGAGCGGCGCGAGCGCGTAGGCGAGCACCACGGCGAGCAGGATATACTGGAGGTACGGTAACATGAGCAGCACCGCGAGAATGCCGCTCGCGAGCGCGATGAGCCCGAGTGCAGACCGTTCGGTGAGTCCGTGGCTCGTTCCGGTCATACTAGAGCGGTGCCCGTCCTCGGTAAAGAGCGTATGTCGTACATCGCTCGATAGGTTATCTAGTCGACATCCTTCTCGAAGCCACCGACGGGGCGGTAGACGGAGCGGTGAGTCACTGACGGGAACGATACTGCGCGACGACGGCGTCGAGGTCGAGTCGCTCGTGGAGCCAGACGGCGAGTGCGAACGTCCCGACGCCGATCCCGACGCCGACGAGGGTATCCGAGAAGTAGTGTGTCCCGAGATAGATCCGGGAGACGGCTATCGCTACCGCCAGGACGGCGACGGCGCCGAAGGGTAACACGGAGGAGCGACGAGCGGTCATCGCGTAGATCGCACCGGCGGCCGCGTGTCCGGACGGTAACGACGAGGTGACCGTTTCGGCCCCGCCGGTCACACAGACCGGGCCCGGGGGGAACGGCCGCTGGATCGTCCACATCATCGTTCCGACGACGACGCCGGCGAGTGCGAGCGCGAGCGTGGCCGAGCGGAGTTCGTCGGTCCACCCGGCGAGATAGCAGATCCCGAGGAACACGAGCGCCGCGGTGGCCGACCCGAGGCCCGTGACCGACGTCATCGCCTCCGTCAGGAGCGGGGTTCGCACCGCCAGCGTCAGCTCGACGATCCGGTGGTCGATCCAGACGACGAACTCCAGCAGTTCGGCAAGGACAGCGTCCATGCCCCGACGCTACGGGCCGTACCGGATTAGTCTCACTGATCGGCGCATCAATGCGACAGCGGGCCGAACCGGCGCGTTACTCGGGCCCATAGAGATGTGGAGGTCCAAACGCGCGGTCACGGCTATCGGCGCAACAGGACCACCAACACGGCGAGGAGGACGACCTGCGCGACCTTGTCGACGGCGTCCAGCGTGCCCATGTCGGCGGGAAAGGACTTTCCCATTCCCACGAAGTTGACCCAGTACCAGAGGACGATCTGGACCAGTACGAACGGGATGCCGACGGCGTAGACCGCTCTCCGGTGGAAGTCGACGAGCACGAGGGCGACGGCCCCGACGAAGCCGAGGCCG is part of the Halalkalicoccus sp. NIPERK01 genome and harbors:
- a CDS encoding AI-2E family transporter; the protein is MTGTSHGLTERSALGLIALASGILAVLLMLPYLQYILLAVVLAYALAPLHNVLKRAVGSTASALTLIVASLLTLILPVLYVLLVAVQQASELTETLIQQGLSTSAIQQRLASSGYSIDSSDVLRAYEENQQQVDNGVGGMLSGAVEIIGSIPSIAIGITVTLFVVFGLLRDGDRLVAWLQTIVPISDGVKNELFTRLDRLMWASVIGNVIVSAIQAILLGIGFWVLEVPGVVFLTVATFVLALLPLIGVFGTWVPLTIYLLVVGRPVAALMLVGYGTLVSMSDTYLRPAVIGKSGELSSAVIVVGIFGGIAVLGPIGLFIGPVILGTAKISFDLFAREWHRSKTA
- a CDS encoding phosphatase PAP2 family protein — its product is MDAVLAELLEFVVWIDHRIVELTLAVRTPLLTEAMTSVTGLGSATAALVFLGICYLAGWTDELRSATLALALAGVVVGTMMWTIQRPFPPGPVCVTGGAETVTSSLPSGHAAAGAIYAMTARRSSVLPFGAVAVLAVAIAVSRIYLGTHYFSDTLVGVGIGVGTFALAVWLHERLDLDAVVAQYRSRQ